TAATTGAGCCGAACCGAGCTGCCGTCGTCGAACTTGATTCGCGCCGAACCCTGGATCTGCGCGAACAGGAGATCCGTCGGATCCTTCAGCCAGGCGATCTCCAGCCCGCGGCCGGCAATCTTGCCGTCCTCGATCTCGCCGCGATCGTAATAGGGCACCAGCTTGCGGCGGCCGATCTTGCGATAGACCGGGCCCTTGTTGGGCAGGCTGAGCGCGTCCTGCTTGTAGCCGCGCACGAACAGGTTGGACGGGCGGCGATAGACCGGAACGTTGTAGATCTCGGTCTGCGTGCGCGATCCCTCCAGCACCGGCTCGTAATAGCCGGTGACGAAGCCGTCGGGCTCGCCGAGACGGGAGATGCGCAGCGGTGCAAAATTCTCTTCGAAAAAGGTCTTGGCCTTGGCGTCGTCGGTGAGCTCGCGAGATTTGGCGAGCCGGCACGGCTCATTCAGCGAGCCCGCCAAGGCCTTCGGCTCGGCCGCGCCGGTCTGCGCATTGATCGTCCGACAGCTGGCGCGGAACGTCTTGTAGGCGGCGAGATGATTGTCATCGCCCCAGCCCTTCATGTCGGCCCAGGCCAGCGGCAGATATTGCGCGCCTGATATTTCGAACGGCAGCGGGAGCTGCGGATAGGGCAAGGCCCGCGGCGGAGCGGCAGGCAAATGCGGAAGATGATGGTGGTGGCTGCGATAGTGGCGGCGCGCCGCCTCGGCGCCGAGCGAAAACGACGACAGCGCGACGACACCTGCGCAAAGCGCGGTCGCGCTGGTCTTCAGAATGACCTTAATTCGCGCTTCCGGTGCCAACCAGCTTCCAGTTCGGATCGCGAGAGGTGATGTCGCGGGCGAAAGTCCAGATGTCGGTGATGTCGGCGACCGTATCGGCGCTGCCGTCGACGATGTTGCCTGTCTTGTCGCGCGTGGCGGAGATCATCTGCGAGACGAAGCGGATCGTGAGCTGGGCGGTGCGGTCGCGCAGCTCGGCGCCGACGAGCTCGGCCTTGTCGATCGAGACGAAACGCGTCTCGGTCTTCTGCTCGTTCTTCTCGCGCTCCTTGATCGCTGCGTCGAAGCTCTCATAGACGTCCGACGACAACAGGTCGCGCAGCGCGCGGCGGTCGCCATTGGCGAAGGCGAGCACGATCATCTCGTAGGCGCCCTTAGCACCGGAGATGAAATGGCGCGGGTCGAAGGTGGAATCCTTCTCGACAATGGCGTCGAGACCCTGTGCAAGC
The nucleotide sequence above comes from Bradyrhizobium sp. NDS-1. Encoded proteins:
- a CDS encoding murein transglycosylase A yields the protein MAPEARIKVILKTSATALCAGVVALSSFSLGAEAARRHYRSHHHHLPHLPAAPPRALPYPQLPLPFEISGAQYLPLAWADMKGWGDDNHLAAYKTFRASCRTINAQTGAAEPKALAGSLNEPCRLAKSRELTDDAKAKTFFEENFAPLRISRLGEPDGFVTGYYEPVLEGSRTQTEIYNVPVYRRPSNLFVRGYKQDALSLPNKGPVYRKIGRRKLVPYYDRGEIEDGKIAGRGLEIAWLKDPTDLLFAQIQGSARIKFDDGSSVRLNYDAYNGYPYTAVGRILIERGIIPREEMSMQKIREWMTQNPDGAKELRRANRAYIFFREVNLSDKDEAVGAQGIPLTAGRSIAVDKSLHVYGTPFFIEGELPIESERAKTPFRRLMIAQDTGSAIIGPARADLFFGAGQEAGRVSGRLRHPMQFVMLVPKSLDPAKRAARLPVPDPRPSEKIAKLFPQTDPARDSSKDPKNAAAAVKPGETNKAGAASPAEPQAKDAAVAVANPVPLPEPRPNIKPDREQRKRVNRRSDQQ
- a CDS encoding Tim44/TimA family putative adaptor protein gives rise to the protein MDIYTIIFLALAVFIFLRLRSVLGQRTGNERPPFDRTAARNALGGTQDNNVVTMPGKVIDQAPLAPTADPTPPADRWKGLTEPGTPLAQGLDAIVEKDSTFDPRHFISGAKGAYEMIVLAFANGDRRALRDLLSSDVYESFDAAIKEREKNEQKTETRFVSIDKAELVGAELRDRTAQLTIRFVSQMISATRDKTGNIVDGSADTVADITDIWTFARDITSRDPNWKLVGTGSAN